In Spirochaetota bacterium, the DNA window TATCTCATGCACCGGTGAGCTCGGGCTTTCAGGGGAGATACGGAGCGTACGCTTCATCGACAGGCGCGTGCGAGAGATGAAGAAATTCGGCGTGACGAAAATGCTCGTCCCGGCGGGAAATAAAAAGGAAGCCGCTGTCGGCGATGTGGAAATAGTTCCGGTACAGACGGTACGGGAAGCGATAGAGCATATCCTGAAGGCATAATTCTATCTATTTTTTCGCCAGCTCATCCACGCTCACATGGAGCTGCAGCGCCACCAGTTTCGCGTACTCCCCGCGAAGCCCGACGAGTTCCTCATGCGAACCCGTCTCCACTATCTCCCCTTCCTTGAACACGAGTATCTTATCGGCACTGCGTATCGTTGAAAGGCGGTGCGCGATGATGAGCGTCGTCTGATTGCCGAGCATGGTCTCTATCGCCTTCTGTATCTGCCGCTCGCTCTCGGCATCGAGCGCGCTCGTTGCCTCATCGAGTATGAGTATCGCCGGCTCCCTGAGAAGCGCGCGGGCGATGGCGATGCGCTGGCGCTGACCGCCGGAGAGCGTAAAGCCGCGCTCACCGATGATGGTCTTGAACTGCTCGGGTAATTTCTCGACGAATTCAACGGCATTGGCCTTTTTCGCCGCCTCAAGCACCTCGGCGAGCGAATTGCCGCTCCGCGCGTGACGGATATTATCCTCCACCGTCCCTGTGAACAATATCGGGTCCTGCGTCACGACGCCCACATGCTGCCGCACCGTACGCATATCGAGCTCATCCACCGGCATGCCGTCGAGATACACCATGCCGTCGAGCGGGCGATAGAGACCGAGCACGAGATTGGCGAACGTGGTCTTGCCGCCGCCGGAAGCGCCGACGAGCGCCACCGTCTCACCCTTATTGATGCGCACGCTGATATGCTTGAGCACCGGGCGTTCCGGCGCGAAGCCGAAGGTCACATCCTCGAACAGGATATCGCCCTTAAGCGCCGCCACCTTGCGCTTCCCCTCGTTGAACTCGATGTCCGGCGCGGTGAGTATTTCGTTCACCGAATTCATCGACTCCGAGAATTCAAGGAAAAGATTGTACTGATTGATGATAGCGGTGACATTGCCGATGATATTGTTCGAGAACTGCGTGAACAGGAAGAGCTCGCCGATGAGAATGCGTTTCTGCACGACGGCTATGGCGAGCATGATGAGTATGGAGAACTGCAGAAGCTGCGTCATCACCGAATTGGATGCGCCGAAGAGCGCCGTACGAAAGGCGATGTTCCGGTAGCGGTGTATCACGTTCAGGTTCTTCGCGTCGACGGCGCGATGGGCATACTCCTCCGCACCGTGTACGCGGACCAGGAACGACGTCTGCAGGAACGTGGTGACCGCCTGCGACAGGTCCTCGTTCACCATGCGCCCGAGATGCTGCTGCTTCTCAAGGGTGCGCTTGAATATCCGCTGCATGATGAACACAAGCGGCAGCAACAGGAGCAGGACGAGCAGTATCTTCCAGTTCACGAGCGCAAGGACGAGAATGCTGTACAGGAGCGCCACGATGACGGCAAGCACCTGATTGAAGAGCGCATCGCCGAAGCCCTCTATCTTGTTCACGTCAACCATTATCTTCGAATAGAGGCGCCCCGTTTCCGACATGCTGTGATACTGGAGCGAAAGCATCTGGAGCTTGGTAACGATATTGTTGCGCATGTCCCGCGAGACGTTCTTGATTATCGATACCCGCGTGGTGCCGAACGCCATCCAGTACGTGACATTGATGATGCCGAAGATGAGTATGATGAATATCGAAAGATATATCTTGACCACATCGCCCGCGGGGATGTAGGTATCGACGACGAGCTTGACGATGATGGAGAACGACGCCGCCGGCACATACGCAATGGTGTAGAATATTATCGCCCAGAATATGCGCCCGCGGTAGGGCCCGAAATACTCCATGTAGGCAAGGAAATTCTTGAAAATGCCTTTATTCTCGTAGAATGTTTTTCGTTCCATGGTCTATTGCTGTGAAGCCGCCTTTAATTTCTTAAGCTCCGCATCCGCGGGGAAAAGCGTGAGCGCCGTATCGCAGATGCGCGATGCCCCCCGGCGGTCGCCCGCCCGGTATGCGGCAGCCGCAAGATTGTAGTACATGGCGCGGATATTCCTCTCAAGCACCGCATCCGGCACATCCCTGTTCCCCGCCTCGAATATCGAGAGCGCCTTCTGATAGTCCTTCTTCTCCGAATAGCGGCGCCCCCATGTCGTATAGTAGTAAACTACGTTTTGCCGCATCAATGGGTCAGCGGGGTATTCCCGGAACGCTTCTTTCGTCTTTGCTATCGCACCGGCAAAATCGTTCGTTGCCGCAGCGGTACGCGCCTGTGTCTGGTACACCTGCAGCGTAAGCGTTCTATAATCGCCCTTCGGGTCGAACACCTTCCCCTGCCGGATGATATCCATCGCCGCGGTGAACGCGTTCTTCTGCACGGCGAATATCGCGAGATTGTGGAAACAGCTTGCGATATTCTCCCGGAAGAACGTCGATCGCGGATCGATATAATATCCCTTCTTGTATTTCGGCATGTCCTTTTCGCAATCGCCCGTCGAGTGCTGCAAAAGGCTGATGCGATTGCCGTACAGGTTCGCTATGAGCGAAAGCACGCTCATTTCCTCACGCTTGGAATAATTGTTCTTCGGGACATAGACATATCGCGTTTCGTTCCTGAGCTTTTCTATTTCCTTCGACCCGGGATCGAAACCGTATTTCACCGTTGTCTCGATATCCTTATCCCCCCGCGCATCCTTCAACACACAGAACGCATGATCGGGGACCATGACGCCGTACACCGGCAGCCCCAGGTCTGCGGCAAGAAGACAATAGAGAATGCTCGCTGAAAGACAATTATACTCGCCGTTGTCCAGTATCGTATAGGCTACCGTAGCGGTCGCCTGATAGGTCTTAAGTACATTGTCATAGAGCCAGAAGAGGAGTTTTTTTCCGAGAGCGTACGGGTCTTCCCCGCGCGACGAGCCGAGGTCAGCGAGCGCTTTATCGCGAATGGCATGTATCTTCTTCTGATATGCCGTGTATTCCGCCCGTTCGCAGAGCCCCGAGGCGATGAGGAACGCATCGTATGCGGTAAAATCATCGAGTTTACCGTCGTCGATATCGGCAAAGAATGATGACTCTATCTCGGTCAATTCGGACCTGCTGAACGGGAGTATATCGGATGGGGCTGCACAAAGCCATTGTATCGAAATGCAGATCATGAGGGATGCGAGCCGCATGAAACCTCCGGCGATAGGCGATTATACGGCGGGGTATGGGTTATCGCAAGCGCGGCGCGCAACGGCAGCGCTGGGATGTAATAAAGCCCGCGCCGTGGGGTACGACGCGGGCTTCGTAGAGGAGTTGAATGAGTGCACGATACTATTTCTGGTCAAGCTCCACGTTCACCGCGGCCGTGATGAGCCCCCGCTTCACGAGAAGGAGATATGACTTCTTCACTTCCTTGACCGCCGCTTCATAATCCTTCACGCCGCTTATCGCGCGCCGGTCTATCTTGCGTATGATATCCCCCGGCTGAAGCCCCGCCTCCGCCGCCGGCGAACGCGGCTTCACCTTCGTTATGACGACACCCTTATCATCGGGGCGCAGACGCAGCTCACGCGCGATATCGGCGGTGATATCGGATACGGTTATCCCGATGCGATCGTTCGATGCCTCGGTGCCGCCGCCGTTCCCGCCGCTCGATGCGGCAAGTTTCGATTCCTCGGGGCGTTCCGCTATCTTCACGTTCATCGAGAGCGCCTTGCCGTCGCGTATCAGCTTGACGGACACCGTCTTCCCTACCGGGAGCTCCGTCACGATGCCGTAGAGATCGCCCGTGCGCTTGATCGCCTTGCCGTCGACGTCGGTGATGATATCGCCCTCGTTCATGCCGGCCTTCTCAGCGGGCGATTCCTTTATCACCGATGAAACGTATACGCCGTTGTCCTCGCCCACGCCCAGGCTCTTCGCGAGCTTCTCGTCGATGTCCTGGAAATAGACGCCGAGCCATCCGCGTGTGACCTTGCCCTTTTCGCGGAGCTGACCCATTATCTTCTTCGCAAGATTTATCGGAATCGCAAAGCCGATGCCGATATTGCCGCCGGAGGTCGAGAATATCATCGAATTGACGCCGATGACCTCGCCGTAAATATTGAAGAGCGGACCGCCGGAATTACCCGGGTTTATCGGCACGTCGATCTGGATGAAACGCTGGAATTTGTTCGCCATGGAAACATCGTTGCGCGCCTTGGAGCTCACCGTGCCGGTGGTCATGGTATTATTGAGCCCGAACGGATTGCCTATCGCGATCGCATAATCACCGAGCTCCACTTCGTCGGAATCCCCGAGCTTGACGGCCGGGAATTTCCGCCCTTTGCCTTCTATCTTGAGAAGCGCGAGATCGGAACTCTCATCGGTGCCGATTATCTTCGCCTCATAGTCCTTCGACTCATTATAAAGGCGTATGGTTATCTTTGTGGCGTTCTTGACGACATGCAGGTTCGACAGCATATACCCGTCATCATCGACGATGAAACCGCTGCCTAAGCTCCGCTGTTTCTGCTTCATCGACGGGCCAGGTCCGCCGCCGCCGCCGAAGAACTCGCGGAAAAAGTCATCGCCGAAAAAATCGGAATACGGATTGCGTACTTCCACCACCGTTTCAGTGGAGATGTTCACCACCGCCGCCATGTTCTCCCGGGCTATCTTCCTGAACACCTGCTGCACGGCGACCGCGCCCTTGAGCGCTTCGGCATCGGACATCTGCACGCGCTCTTTGGACTGTCCGTACGCGAAGAAACCGCGGCTGTTCCCGCGTTCGAACGAGAAGATGAAGAACGACAGCACCATGCCCACCAGGATGAAAAGGAGGGCTATATTCATGGTGAAGAACATTCTCGATCGTGTTGCAGCAATCATGGTCATGCTCCTGTAAGCGGGCTATGACCCGCTCCTACTGTAATAAACAGAAATAGGGACGATCGGTCAAATCCTATACGCATGAAACGACAAGGACAAGGGCTCATCCCTCGACAAGCTCGGGAACCGTGCGCCCTTGTTATCCATTTTCACGATATATTCATGCGCAGTCACCGGTACGGGGAAACCGCGCTACTGCAGATCGAAACACGCCATTTCCAGCGGACTACGCACGATGAGTTTTTTATCGACGACAATTGGCGCGGTCCAGAAATGCCAATTCTTCGTGCCCGCAGGTTTTCCGTCCTTGAACGGCTGGAATCTCCCGAGCTCGGTATATGCCGCGGGATTCGCCTCGATCATTATCACCTCGCCGGTCTTGCCGTGATGCGCTATGATGACACCGTCGATGATGATGAATCCGCCTTTCTCAATAACACCTTTGCGCCATTTCACATTCCCGGTATCGATATCCAGACAAACGACATCGTCCGGGTCGCTGCTCGCATAGATAGCGCCGTTATACAGCACCGGCGAACTGAAATGCGCCTGCACGTTCTTGTTCTCCCAGACTATCGATGCACTCTTCCCGTCCACCTTCACCAGCGCACAGCCGTGCTTGTACCCGCTCGTGATGAAAATGCGGTCATCGATGACAAGCGGAAGCGCGGCGTTCACATCATACGATGTCTCCCATGGAACGCTCCAGAGTTTCCTGCCGTTCGCATCAACGCCGGTGAGCGATTTTGCAAGAAAGAGGATGTACTGCTTTATGCCGCCGATGGTGGCGACTACCGGTGTCGCATAGCTTACCCCCTCTTCGACATCACCCTGCCATACCATCTCTCCGCTTTCCTTATTGACCGCGATGGGGTTTTTTCCGCCGCCGGGAACGATGATGACATTATCCCCGTCAATGAACGGTGAAAGTGCATATTGCCATTTCGGCAGCACACCGCCGAATTTCTTTACGATGTTCATAGCCCACACTTCCGCCCCGGTCTTCGCATCGACGCAGTAGAAGTGTCCGTACATGCTCAATCCGTATACCTTTCCATTGTTGTACGCCGGTGTCGAACGCGAAAACCCGTAATTGAACGATGCTTTTTCCGGATACGAATATTTCCAAACTTCCTTGCCGGACATATCGATGGCACGAAGCGCATCCCCTGAGCCTTCCCGGTCTATAACGTACACCATGCCGCCCGCCGCGGACGGTCCCGCGAACCCGTCATCGGAGACAGACGTGCGCCACAGCTCTTTCGGGGGATTCGCTTTCCAATCCTTTGAAATGCCGGTCTCGCCTGATATCCCGTTGCGATCGACACCACGAAACTGCGGCCAGTCGTCAGCGAAGATGAGAACAGATGTGACAATGAAAATGATGAGAACTCGCATAGATACCTCCATGACATTCGAAAGTATAGCAAACTACTGGGCGATGTCAAACGGCGGACCAGGCTCGAACTGCATTGAAACATTGAACCACCGAGCGCACAGAGAACACAGAGAAATTCGAACGAGCATGATCCAACCAGTAAACATGAGCGGCAGCAACATCCTTCTCGATCACTCTCTGTGCCCCTCGGTGAACTCTGTGGTAAAATTATTCCCTATCCGGTATTTGTTTAACGCGTTTTGATGAGAGCCCCGCCGCTGAGATGCACCGCCGAGCCCATTCTTGCCGCCACATCCTCGGCATGCGTCACCGTGATGAGCGCAAGCCCTTCCTCGCGGTTCAACTCGACGAGAAGATCGGCGATATCCGTCGCCGTTGTGCGGTCAAGCGAACCTGTCGGTTCATCGGCAAGGAGCAGTTTCGGCCGCATGATGAGCGCACGCACGATGGCCGCGCGCTGACGTTCTCCGCCCGAAATGCCCCCGGGGAGATGATCGATACGCTTCGATAATCCCACACGGTCGCAGAGCTTCCTGGCACGCGAATGGATCTCATCCGAAACACGGCGGTCGAAGGCGAGTGCGGGAAGCATGACATTCTCAAGGACGGTCAGCTGCGGCAGGAGATGATGGAGTTGGAACACAAAACCGATATCGGTGTTCCGCACGTGTGAGCGTTCTTTCTCATCCAATGAAGCGATACGCTTCCCGGCAATTATCACATCGCCAGCATCGGGCACATCGAGGGCGCCGAGGAGATTGAGCAGCGTGCTTTTCCCCGAGCCCGACGGGCCGACAACAGCGAGCGACCCCGTGCGTTCGACGGAGAGCGATACGTCGTTCAACACGGTAATGGTCCCGCCGTCGGGGGATGGATACCGCTTTACCAGATGCTCGCCGGATATGATGGATGAAGCAGCGCACATATCCCTTACTTCCCCGGTCCAAGAGTAGCAAAATCTGAAAAGGCCATATCCAGACCCTGGCTCAGGGTTGGATTGTTCATAGGAGTGCCGACTAAATCGCTTTCATACGAATACCATCCTAAAAAGACCAAACCGTTTTCCCTGGCAACTTTGGTTGTCTCATAGATGACGACAGACTTCTGGCCATCGGTGAGTCCATGAAAGGGTGCCCCGGCCCCCGTGGTCCCCCAGCCATGCTCAGTATCAGCAAGCATTTTTTCGGGAATTCCTGCCGCCGCAGCTATTTGTTTTATTTGTGCTATGCTGGATTCATAACTCCCGCCGATCGGCCCCATGGAGTCGGCCGATGTCTCATAGAGATGAAATGCCAATACGTCA includes these proteins:
- a CDS encoding ABC transporter ATP-binding protein, whose protein sequence is MERKTFYENKGIFKNFLAYMEYFGPYRGRIFWAIIFYTIAYVPAASFSIIVKLVVDTYIPAGDVVKIYLSIFIILIFGIINVTYWMAFGTTRVSIIKNVSRDMRNNIVTKLQMLSLQYHSMSETGRLYSKIMVDVNKIEGFGDALFNQVLAVIVALLYSILVLALVNWKILLVLLLLLPLVFIMQRIFKRTLEKQQHLGRMVNEDLSQAVTTFLQTSFLVRVHGAEEYAHRAVDAKNLNVIHRYRNIAFRTALFGASNSVMTQLLQFSILIMLAIAVVQKRILIGELFLFTQFSNNIIGNVTAIINQYNLFLEFSESMNSVNEILTAPDIEFNEGKRKVAALKGDILFEDVTFGFAPERPVLKHISVRINKGETVALVGASGGGKTTFANLVLGLYRPLDGMVYLDGMPVDELDMRTVRQHVGVVTQDPILFTGTVEDNIRHARSGNSLAEVLEAAKKANAVEFVEKLPEQFKTIIGERGFTLSGGQRQRIAIARALLREPAILILDEATSALDAESERQIQKAIETMLGNQTTLIIAHRLSTIRSADKILVFKEGEIVETGSHEELVGLRGEYAKLVALQLHVSVDELAKK
- a CDS encoding Do family serine endopeptidase produces the protein MIAATRSRMFFTMNIALLFILVGMVLSFFIFSFERGNSRGFFAYGQSKERVQMSDAEALKGAVAVQQVFRKIARENMAAVVNISTETVVEVRNPYSDFFGDDFFREFFGGGGGPGPSMKQKQRSLGSGFIVDDDGYMLSNLHVVKNATKITIRLYNESKDYEAKIIGTDESSDLALLKIEGKGRKFPAVKLGDSDEVELGDYAIAIGNPFGLNNTMTTGTVSSKARNDVSMANKFQRFIQIDVPINPGNSGGPLFNIYGEVIGVNSMIFSTSGGNIGIGFAIPINLAKKIMGQLREKGKVTRGWLGVYFQDIDEKLAKSLGVGEDNGVYVSSVIKESPAEKAGMNEGDIITDVDGKAIKRTGDLYGIVTELPVGKTVSVKLIRDGKALSMNVKIAERPEESKLAASSGGNGGGTEASNDRIGITVSDITADIARELRLRPDDKGVVITKVKPRSPAAEAGLQPGDIIRKIDRRAISGVKDYEAAVKEVKKSYLLLVKRGLITAAVNVELDQK
- a CDS encoding PQQ-binding-like beta-propeller repeat protein → MRVLIIFIVTSVLIFADDWPQFRGVDRNGISGETGISKDWKANPPKELWRTSVSDDGFAGPSAAGGMVYVIDREGSGDALRAIDMSGKEVWKYSYPEKASFNYGFSRSTPAYNNGKVYGLSMYGHFYCVDAKTGAEVWAMNIVKKFGGVLPKWQYALSPFIDGDNVIIVPGGGKNPIAVNKESGEMVWQGDVEEGVSYATPVVATIGGIKQYILFLAKSLTGVDANGRKLWSVPWETSYDVNAALPLVIDDRIFITSGYKHGCALVKVDGKSASIVWENKNVQAHFSSPVLYNGAIYASSDPDDVVCLDIDTGNVKWRKGVIEKGGFIIIDGVIIAHHGKTGEVIMIEANPAAYTELGRFQPFKDGKPAGTKNWHFWTAPIVVDKKLIVRSPLEMACFDLQ
- a CDS encoding ABC transporter ATP-binding protein; its protein translation is MCAASSIISGEHLVKRYPSPDGGTITVLNDVSLSVERTGSLAVVGPSGSGKSTLLNLLGALDVPDAGDVIIAGKRIASLDEKERSHVRNTDIGFVFQLHHLLPQLTVLENVMLPALAFDRRVSDEIHSRARKLCDRVGLSKRIDHLPGGISGGERQRAAIVRALIMRPKLLLADEPTGSLDRTTATDIADLLVELNREEGLALITVTHAEDVAARMGSAVHLSGGALIKTR